Within Bacillus sp. 2205SS5-2, the genomic segment TTCTGGGAATAAATAAATTCAATACCGCAACATAATGCAAAAAGGTCCTCTCAAAAAAATTCACCTCCGGAAGAATGGGAGATGAATTTTGAAAAAAGCTATTTTCGAATCAGTCTATAAACTTGGATACCGAAAAAATGAAAGACTCTTCATTAGGAAATTATCCGAAATACTCTTACTACTTGTGTTTTCTTAGTGCCAAGAGCTACAAAGCATTTGATCAGAGCGTTAAAAAAAGTACTTATTTCGATATATCGTGGCGTGTCATGATTTTATCAATTAAACCATACTCTAAAGCACGTTCTGCTGTCATAAAGTTATCGCGATCTGTGTCACGGCTGATGACCTCAAGATCTTGACCTGTACGTTCAGCAAGAATGCCATTTAATTTTTCACGTAAGAATAAAATGCGCTTTGCGGCAATTTCAATTTCTGTTGCTTGACCTTGGGCACCGCCAAGTGGTTGATGAATCATAACTTCACTATTCGGTAAAGCATAGCGATGTCCTTTTTCACCTGCAGCTAATAAGAAGGCTCCCATAGAGGCTGCCATACCGATACAAATTGTTTGCACTTTAGGCTTAATAAATTGCATCGTGTCATAAATCGCCATTCCGGCAGTGATACTACCACCTGGAGAGTTAATGTAGATAGAGATATCTTTCTCTGGGTTTTCAGCCTCTAAGAATAACAATTGTGAGACAATGGAGTTGGCTACATTATCGTCGATTGCGCTCCCAAGCATAATGATTCGGTCTTTTAACAGGCGTGAATAAATATCGTATGCACGCTCACCGCGATTTGTTTGTTCAATAACTGTAGGAATTAAGTTCATTCTTATTTCCTCCTTTTTAATATGAGCAGGCGTACCTGCTTGTAGTTTGCTTATGTAAATTAATGATACACTGATGGTCAATGAAGGTCAAACGTTTCGCCTTAACAATTTATTGTGCTTTGCTTTGAATAAAGGCTACAGTAACATTCTCCATCATACCCACTTCTTCCTCTTTTAAAACTAGGAAAAACTATTGCTTAATTGCTAGATGTCCATTATAATATGAAATCGTACCACTTATATTTGCGCCCTCGTAGTGTAATGGATCACACGTAAGATTCCGGTTCTTAAAATGGGGGTTCGATTCCCTCCGAGGGCATAACTGAAAACCTCTCCCTATTAAGGGGAGAGGTTTTTTTTTACGGCTTTGTATACATTGTTGCTATTCAAATTACGTATCGATGGAATCAGCCACTTTAGAATGGGTTTTGTTCAAAAATAGACGATGGGATGCACCGAAGTCAATTCTTTTGGTAAGATAAGAAAGTGTAAATTTGGGTCGTTAGTTAGATGCCTACCTCCATGAACCGCCGACTCATGATTGAAGGTTGGATCATCTTATGTCGTTCTTGTAGGTTTTCACCGCTTGTTAAATAGACAGAATTATGGGAAAATGGTGAAAAAGTGATAGGAGGCAAGTAGATGGAACTCAAGCAAATACAATCTCAAGTGCTAAAACTAAAAATGACTACAAGCTTGAGGCAGTCTATTGAATTGTTGTCAATGTCTACACTTGAGCTAG encodes:
- the clpP gene encoding ATP-dependent Clp endopeptidase proteolytic subunit ClpP, which codes for MNLIPTVIEQTNRGERAYDIYSRLLKDRIIMLGSAIDDNVANSIVSQLLFLEAENPEKDISIYINSPGGSITAGMAIYDTMQFIKPKVQTICIGMAASMGAFLLAAGEKGHRYALPNSEVMIHQPLGGAQGQATEIEIAAKRILFLREKLNGILAERTGQDLEVISRDTDRDNFMTAERALEYGLIDKIMTRHDISK